A section of the Cololabis saira isolate AMF1-May2022 chromosome 16, fColSai1.1, whole genome shotgun sequence genome encodes:
- the gchfr gene encoding GTP cyclohydrolase 1 feedback regulatory protein translates to MPYVLISTQIRLESGPTNVGDEFSDPAVMNYLGAKKTTVLGNNFAEYHVTEPPRLVLDKLEKIGFRVVSMTGVGQTLVWCLHKEPE, encoded by the exons ATGCCTTACGTGCTTATCAGTACGCAGATCCGACTG GAGAGTGGTCCAACAAATGTGGGAGATGAGTTTTCTGATCCAGCTGTCATGAATTACTTGGGAGCAAAGAAAACAACTGTGCTGGGAAACAATTT TGCCGAATACCACGTGACGGAGCCACCTCGCCTCGTGCTGGACAAACTGGAGAAGATCGGCTTCCGCGTGGTGTCGATGACGGGCGTGGGACAGACGCTGGTGTGGTGTCTCCATAAGGAGCCGGAGTGA
- the LOC133462948 gene encoding cdc42 effector protein 3-like — translation MPLRTSLHRNPSSGRWPSRMSRRREVLSVNMISLPLGDFRHISHIGSDAHADSFGDLSFLKMGHGMLLQSSQSEQNLFLACSAPPKPPRLNLDEGAESPDWSVDQKRKKCSSMPLLDSEGGDDEGVKEDGYKRGNNISNQTSMFGQERATSCRDGALTESDKPAGQMDEESGFSFSLDLGPSILDDVLQVMDKLHS, via the coding sequence ATGCCACTTCGGACATCGCTGCACAGGAATCCCTCCTCTGGTCGCTGGCCCAGCAGGATGTCCAGGCGGAGGGAGGTGCTGTCTGTCAACATGATTAGTTTACCACTGGGTGATTTCCGCCACATTTCTCACATTGGAAGCGATGCCCACGCGGACAGCTTTGGGGATCTGTCCTTTCTTAAAATGGGCCACGGCATGCTCCTACAGAGCTcccagagtgagcagaacctcTTCCTGGCCTGCTCGGCGCCTCCGAAGCCCCCTCGTCTGAATCTGGACGAGGGCGCAGAGAGCCCCGACTGGTCTGTCGACCAGAAGAGGAAGAAATGCAGCTCTATGCCACTGCTGGACAGCGAAGGAGGAGACGATGAGGGGGTAAAGGAGGACGGGTACAAAAGAGGAaacaacatttccaatcaaacttCTATGTTTGGACAAGAACGTGCAACTTCCTGCAGGGATGGAGCATTAACAGAAAGTGACAAACCCGCTGGACAGATGGACGAGGAGAGCGGCTTTTCGTTCAGCCTGGACCTGGGCCCTTCGATCCTGGACGATGTTCTCCAGGTGATGGACAAACTACATAGTTAA